The Salinispora tropica CNB-440 genome has a window encoding:
- a CDS encoding glycosyltransferase family 39 protein — MDRTETTYGPQAAAPATSVTSTSPAESEAEPTSTPRRSARWARLCLGGLLLATAWLYLWGLDVSGWANAYYSAAAQAGAENWTALFYGSSDAANSITVDKTPAALWLMALSVRLFGLNSWAVLLPQALCGVAAVAVLYATVRRWYGPAAGLIAGAVLAVTPVATLMFRFNNPDALLVLLLVGAAYATVRAIETAATRWLVLAGVLVGLGFLTKMLQAFLVVPVLAGVYLLAAPTGLGRRIRQTLLAGLAVVLSAGWWVAIVELVPASARPYVGGSQTNSVLELTLGYNGLGRITGREVGSVGQSGGGRFGDGTGLLRMFDDRVGGQIAWLLPAALILLVVGLLMAGRAPRTDRTRAGLLLWGGWLLVTGAIFSFMSGIFHEYYTVALAPAVGALVGIGVTLLWRVRAAPRGAVWRRLPYAATAVLAGTLAVTVGWSWLLLGRSPDWYPWLRTTILVGGIVAAALLVLSPRLPRSVGAAGVALGAAAALAGPVAYSVHASATAHNGGVPTAGPALAGDVGTRSGGAGDGPGAPGGGQPPGAGQLPQRPDRQPGTAADGRQQGGSGQPGGSGQPGGSGQPGGSGQLGQPVGDGGRGDGGLLGARVPSAQLRELLELDSDRYTWVAATVGANNAAGYQLATGDPVMPVGGFNGTDPSPTVAEFQRYVADGRIHWFIGGGGFRGANGGSSASSEIAAWVAQTFEARTVDGVTIYDLSNGGANA; from the coding sequence ATGGACAGAACCGAGACAACCTACGGGCCCCAGGCGGCCGCCCCGGCGACGAGCGTCACTTCGACGTCGCCGGCAGAGTCGGAGGCAGAGCCGACCTCCACGCCGCGTCGGTCGGCCCGTTGGGCCCGCCTCTGCCTCGGTGGGCTCCTGCTCGCCACCGCTTGGCTCTACCTGTGGGGGCTCGACGTCTCCGGTTGGGCGAACGCCTACTACTCGGCGGCGGCGCAGGCCGGCGCAGAGAACTGGACCGCCCTCTTCTACGGCTCGTCGGATGCCGCCAACTCCATCACCGTTGACAAGACACCCGCCGCGCTGTGGCTGATGGCGCTCTCGGTGCGGCTGTTCGGCCTGAACAGCTGGGCGGTGCTGCTGCCGCAGGCGCTGTGCGGGGTGGCCGCGGTCGCGGTGCTCTATGCCACGGTACGGCGCTGGTATGGCCCGGCAGCAGGGTTGATCGCCGGCGCGGTCCTCGCCGTCACGCCGGTGGCCACGCTGATGTTCCGGTTCAACAACCCGGACGCGCTGTTGGTGCTGCTTCTGGTCGGCGCCGCCTACGCCACCGTACGAGCGATCGAGACGGCTGCCACCCGTTGGCTCGTACTCGCCGGGGTGCTGGTCGGGCTCGGCTTCCTCACGAAGATGCTGCAGGCGTTCCTGGTGGTACCAGTGCTCGCCGGCGTCTACCTGCTGGCCGCGCCGACCGGGCTCGGCCGGCGGATTCGTCAGACCCTGCTGGCCGGCCTCGCGGTCGTGCTGTCGGCGGGGTGGTGGGTGGCCATCGTCGAATTGGTCCCTGCCAGCGCTCGCCCGTACGTCGGCGGCTCGCAGACCAACAGTGTCCTCGAGTTGACCCTTGGCTACAACGGTCTCGGCCGCATCACCGGCCGCGAGGTGGGCAGCGTGGGGCAGTCCGGTGGAGGGAGGTTCGGTGACGGGACCGGACTGCTGCGCATGTTCGACGACCGGGTCGGCGGGCAGATCGCCTGGCTGTTGCCAGCCGCGCTGATTCTCCTTGTGGTCGGCCTGCTGATGGCCGGCCGGGCTCCGCGTACCGACCGGACCCGCGCCGGGCTGCTGCTCTGGGGCGGCTGGCTGCTGGTTACCGGCGCGATCTTCAGTTTCATGTCCGGGATCTTCCACGAGTACTACACCGTGGCCCTGGCACCGGCGGTTGGTGCCCTGGTCGGGATCGGTGTCACGCTGCTGTGGCGGGTGCGAGCCGCTCCGCGCGGCGCTGTCTGGCGTCGGCTGCCGTACGCCGCCACCGCGGTTCTGGCCGGGACGCTGGCTGTCACCGTGGGATGGTCCTGGCTCCTGCTGGGCCGTAGCCCTGACTGGTATCCGTGGTTGCGTACCACGATCTTGGTGGGTGGCATCGTGGCGGCGGCGTTGCTGGTGCTTTCTCCTCGGCTACCCCGGTCAGTTGGGGCGGCGGGTGTCGCGCTGGGCGCCGCGGCGGCCCTCGCCGGGCCGGTGGCGTACTCGGTGCACGCCTCCGCTACGGCGCACAACGGTGGGGTTCCCACCGCGGGCCCGGCGTTGGCTGGCGATGTCGGCACCAGGTCTGGTGGCGCCGGGGACGGGCCCGGCGCCCCCGGTGGCGGTCAGCCTCCCGGTGCCGGGCAGTTGCCGCAGAGGCCGGATCGGCAACCCGGCACGGCGGCCGACGGCCGCCAGCAGGGTGGGTCGGGTCAGCCGGGTGGGTCGGGTCAGCCGGGTGGGTCGGGTCAGCCGGGTGGGTCGGGTCAGCTCGGCCAGCCGGTCGGCGACGGCGGGCGCGGCGACGGCGGGCTGTTGGGTGCCCGCGTTCCCAGTGCGCAACTGCGCGAGCTACTCGAGCTCGACAGCGACAGGTACACCTGGGTGGCGGCCACGGTGGGTGCGAACAACGCCGCCGGCTACCAGCTGGCCACCGGTGATCCGGTGATGCCCGTGGGCGGGTTCAACGGCACCGACCCCTCCCCGACCGTCGCCGAGTTCCAGCGCTATGTCGCTGACGGAAGGATCCACTGGTTCATCGGTGGAGGTGGCTTCCGGGGTGCCAACGGTGGCAGCTCCGCCTCCTCCGAGATCGCCGCCTGGGTGGCGCAGACGTTCGAGGCGCGAACCGTGGACGGAGTCACGATCTATGACCTGAGCAACGGGGGGGCCAACGCATGA
- a CDS encoding bifunctional glycosyltransferase family 2/GtrA family protein → MIDTTEARAAGWSPSAGQAPVLDVVIPVYNEETDLGPCVRRLHTHLREHVPYPFRITIADNASVDGTLDVARSLATDLAGVEVLHLEAKGRGRALRAAWSASPAPVLVYMDVDLSTDLAALLPLVAPLISGHSDLAIGTRLARASRVVRGAKREVISRGYNLLLRGALAARFSDAQCGFKAIRADVAARLLPLVRDTGWFFDTELLVLAQRAGLRIHEVPVDWVDDPDSRVDVLATALADLRGIGRLGRALVTGSLPLRQLREQVGRAPLVPPPARVPAGLPRQLARFAVVGVASTVAYLLLYVSVRGVLGAQPANLLALLITAVANTAANRRLTFGVTGRRHAGRHHLQGLVAFGLGLALTSGSLALLHAVVVAPARVVELVVLVAANLAATVLRFVLLRYAMHHRRGG, encoded by the coding sequence ATGATCGACACTACGGAGGCCCGGGCTGCCGGGTGGAGCCCGTCTGCCGGTCAGGCACCCGTCCTGGACGTGGTGATTCCCGTCTACAACGAGGAGACCGACCTCGGACCGTGCGTGCGGCGGCTGCACACGCATCTACGCGAGCACGTCCCGTACCCGTTCCGGATCACGATCGCGGACAACGCCAGCGTCGACGGCACGCTGGACGTGGCCCGCTCACTCGCCACCGACCTGGCCGGCGTCGAGGTGCTGCATCTGGAGGCCAAAGGGCGTGGGCGGGCACTGCGGGCCGCCTGGTCGGCCTCACCTGCCCCGGTGCTCGTCTATATGGACGTGGACTTGTCCACCGATCTGGCAGCGTTGCTACCACTGGTCGCGCCGCTCATCTCCGGCCACTCGGACCTGGCCATCGGCACTCGGCTTGCTCGTGCCTCGCGGGTGGTCCGGGGCGCGAAGCGGGAGGTGATTTCGCGGGGGTACAACCTGTTGTTACGGGGTGCCCTCGCCGCTCGGTTCTCCGACGCCCAGTGCGGCTTCAAGGCGATCCGAGCAGACGTGGCGGCCCGGCTACTGCCGCTGGTGCGAGACACCGGGTGGTTCTTCGACACCGAGTTGTTGGTGCTCGCCCAGCGGGCCGGCCTGCGGATCCACGAGGTACCGGTGGACTGGGTGGATGATCCGGACAGTCGGGTGGACGTGCTGGCCACCGCCCTGGCCGACCTGCGTGGCATCGGCCGCCTCGGGCGGGCTCTGGTGACCGGCTCGCTGCCGCTGCGGCAACTGCGCGAGCAGGTCGGACGCGCCCCACTGGTGCCGCCGCCGGCCCGGGTGCCGGCGGGGCTGCCGCGACAGCTGGCCCGGTTCGCCGTGGTCGGGGTGGCCAGTACGGTGGCCTACCTGCTGTTGTACGTCTCCGTCCGGGGGGTCCTCGGCGCCCAGCCAGCAAACCTGCTGGCGCTGCTGATCACCGCGGTTGCCAACACGGCGGCGAACCGGCGACTGACCTTCGGGGTCACCGGCCGGCGGCACGCCGGTCGCCACCACCTGCAAGGCCTGGTGGCCTTCGGGCTTGGTCTTGCGCTGACCAGCGGCTCGCTCGCGCTGCTGCACGCCGTGGTGGTGGCTCCGGCGCGGGTGGTGGAGCTGGTGGTGCTGGTTGCGGCGAACCTGGCCGCCACGGTGTTGCGGTTCGTGCTACTCCGCTACGCCATGCACCACCGACGGGGCGGGTGA
- a CDS encoding class I SAM-dependent methyltransferase gives MTSAYPDLRAEPASFRDPANRVFHRGDDVLRGLDERAAAEWRALARSDFFAALLAEGKVCDTVETSPAPPGWAVVLRHERIPFVSHPYEWSHAMLRDAALLHLDILQAALEGGFTTKDGSAYNLQWRGVEPVFIDIGSFTPVRDGEPWAGYRQFCQTLLYPLLLGAHLGLDFQPLLRAQVDGVEADQIRRLFTGRRRFRPGVLTHVHLHDAMQRRNARSSTAEVRSQLRDAGYSRDLAVATVRGLQRLVRRLDRPSPASHWIDYQRTCGYTAEDRAAKERFVAASLTAGPPIRLALDLGANDGRYARLAARHAEHVVAVEQDPGVVDRFYRELRTEGEQRILPLVMDLADPSPGGGWRGVERASFGDRARADVVLALAVVHHLAVGRNVPLPEVVGWLAGFGRPGTRLVVEFVHPEDPMARRLLANKPENMFPRYRRDEFERLLAAHGHLEERLHLPSGSRTLYRVVLSG, from the coding sequence ATGACATCTGCGTATCCCGACCTGCGGGCTGAGCCGGCGTCCTTCCGGGACCCCGCGAACCGGGTCTTCCACCGCGGCGACGACGTGCTGCGTGGGTTGGACGAGCGGGCTGCCGCCGAGTGGCGGGCCCTCGCCCGCAGTGACTTCTTCGCGGCGCTGCTCGCCGAAGGTAAGGTCTGCGACACCGTCGAGACCAGCCCGGCGCCGCCGGGTTGGGCCGTGGTGCTCCGGCACGAACGCATCCCATTCGTCTCCCACCCGTACGAATGGTCCCACGCCATGCTGCGTGATGCCGCCCTGCTGCACCTGGACATCCTCCAGGCGGCCCTGGAGGGGGGCTTCACCACCAAGGACGGCTCGGCATACAACCTGCAGTGGCGCGGCGTGGAGCCGGTCTTCATCGACATCGGCTCGTTCACCCCGGTCCGGGACGGCGAACCCTGGGCCGGCTACCGCCAGTTCTGTCAGACCCTGCTCTACCCGCTCCTCCTCGGCGCCCACCTGGGGCTGGACTTTCAGCCGCTGCTGCGGGCCCAGGTCGACGGCGTCGAGGCGGACCAGATTCGCCGTCTGTTCACCGGCCGTCGCCGGTTCCGCCCCGGCGTGCTCACCCACGTCCACCTGCACGACGCGATGCAGCGCCGCAACGCCCGATCCAGCACCGCCGAGGTCCGCAGCCAGCTGCGCGACGCCGGCTACTCCCGTGACCTCGCCGTCGCCACGGTACGCGGTCTGCAACGCCTGGTCCGCCGGCTGGACCGGCCGTCGCCCGCCAGCCACTGGATCGACTACCAGCGCACCTGTGGCTACACGGCCGAGGACCGGGCCGCCAAGGAGCGCTTCGTCGCCGCTTCGTTGACCGCCGGGCCCCCGATCCGGCTGGCCCTCGACCTCGGGGCCAACGACGGCCGGTACGCCCGTTTGGCCGCGCGTCATGCCGAGCACGTTGTCGCCGTCGAACAGGACCCCGGGGTGGTTGACCGGTTCTATCGGGAGCTGCGGACCGAGGGGGAGCAGCGGATCCTGCCGCTGGTGATGGATCTGGCCGACCCGTCGCCCGGCGGCGGCTGGCGGGGGGTCGAGCGGGCCTCCTTCGGCGATCGGGCGCGGGCTGATGTCGTGCTCGCCCTTGCGGTGGTCCACCACCTCGCGGTGGGGCGTAACGTCCCGTTGCCGGAGGTGGTCGGGTGGCTGGCCGGTTTCGGTCGGCCGGGCACCCGGCTGGTGGTGGAGTTCGTGCACCCGGAGGATCCGATGGCCCGTCGGCTGTTGGCCAACAAGCCCGAGAACATGTTCCCCCGTTACCGCCGGGACGAGTTCGAGCGACTGCTCGCTGCCCACGGCCACCTCGAGGAACGCCTCCACCTGCCGTCGGGTAGTCGGACGTTGTACCGGGTGGTCCTGAGTGGCTGA
- a CDS encoding sulfatase-like hydrolase/transferase yields MADLGAVPTSDHTEGVDGASDRRAGAARDPDGAPRRGWRAEGRRLLELSALLGLAVTQPLLDVLGRSPDFFLFHHASRGEIVQLVVLVAIVPTVAVGTIAATSRLAGRTAREVTHTLLVGLLLTALAVQIGRHTTPLRGVPLLVLAAVVAVAATVAYRRWRAPARVLRVAALGPAVFVALFLLVSPTSTVVLPRGDGGAVGLAGAGGHPPVVVLVLDELPLLSLLDPDGQVDADRFPHFAELAAGSTWYRNATGVSGWTPYALPAMLTGRYPATGAAPHYSQHPDNLFTAFGGLYDIRAEESITRLCPPSRCETPVGREQGMGVLVRESAKLLARMSAPTESRVDPADSYREQTAAEAGIDAAEPIPEDPKFRWDRLNDNQPARFSSFLAGLRPSDRPTLHFLHLLMPHSPWAYLPSGVRYEAPEDFPNEGEGWVELARQRHLAQLGYTDRLIGETLRTLRATGLYDDALLVVTADHGVSFTKGAQGRGMGAIEVAADEVAWVPLFVKYPGQRTGRLDDRNWQHVDLLPTLADEAAIRLPWAVDGRSAREAPRAQADKVFYDRPAQPTPIGGGVPTPVPPAAPHPLIGTTVPDQPTAGVARVENLAAFREVDPDQGMLPALVWGDLPDEIPDGTPLAVAINGRVAVVVPVVGRDEGGRRFAALISDDQLFRSGTNQLGLFLVAADGTLTRLALS; encoded by the coding sequence GTGGCTGACCTGGGCGCCGTGCCCACATCGGACCACACCGAGGGCGTTGACGGCGCCTCTGATCGACGTGCTGGCGCAGCGAGGGATCCGGACGGCGCGCCGCGGCGTGGCTGGAGAGCGGAGGGTCGTCGGCTGCTGGAGCTCTCCGCTCTGCTCGGGCTCGCGGTTACTCAGCCGTTGTTGGATGTGCTCGGCCGGAGTCCGGACTTCTTCCTTTTCCACCACGCCAGCCGCGGCGAGATCGTGCAGCTGGTCGTGCTGGTCGCGATCGTGCCGACCGTCGCGGTCGGAACGATCGCGGCGACGTCGCGGCTGGCCGGCCGTACCGCTCGGGAGGTGACCCACACGCTGCTCGTGGGTCTCCTGCTTACCGCGCTGGCCGTACAGATCGGACGGCACACGACACCGTTGCGGGGCGTACCGCTGCTGGTGCTGGCGGCTGTCGTCGCGGTGGCCGCGACGGTGGCGTACCGGCGGTGGCGTGCCCCGGCCCGCGTGCTGCGGGTCGCGGCGCTTGGGCCCGCGGTCTTCGTCGCGCTATTCCTGCTCGTCTCGCCCACCTCGACGGTGGTGTTGCCGCGCGGCGACGGCGGTGCCGTCGGGCTCGCCGGCGCCGGTGGCCATCCCCCGGTGGTCGTGCTGGTCCTCGACGAACTGCCCCTGCTCTCGCTGCTCGACCCGGACGGGCAGGTTGACGCGGACCGGTTCCCGCACTTCGCGGAGCTGGCCGCCGGCTCGACGTGGTACCGCAACGCGACCGGGGTCAGCGGTTGGACACCGTACGCGCTGCCGGCGATGTTGACCGGCCGCTATCCGGCCACCGGGGCGGCTCCCCACTACTCGCAGCATCCGGACAACCTGTTCACCGCGTTCGGTGGCCTGTACGACATTCGCGCCGAGGAGAGCATCACCCGCCTCTGCCCACCCAGCCGCTGTGAGACACCGGTGGGCCGGGAACAGGGGATGGGGGTACTGGTCCGGGAGAGTGCGAAGCTGCTGGCCCGGATGTCGGCGCCAACGGAGAGTCGGGTTGACCCGGCGGACTCCTACCGGGAGCAGACCGCCGCTGAGGCCGGCATCGACGCCGCCGAGCCGATCCCGGAGGATCCGAAGTTTCGCTGGGACCGGCTGAACGACAACCAGCCGGCCCGGTTCAGTAGCTTCCTCGCCGGACTTCGGCCGTCGGACCGGCCCACCCTGCACTTCCTGCACCTGCTGATGCCGCATTCGCCATGGGCGTACCTGCCCTCGGGAGTGCGCTATGAGGCGCCAGAGGACTTCCCGAACGAGGGGGAGGGCTGGGTGGAGTTGGCCCGCCAGCGGCATCTGGCCCAGCTCGGCTACACCGACCGGCTGATCGGCGAGACCCTGCGTACGCTGCGCGCGACCGGGCTCTACGACGACGCCCTGCTGGTGGTCACCGCCGACCACGGGGTGAGCTTCACCAAGGGGGCACAGGGGCGGGGGATGGGTGCGATCGAGGTCGCCGCCGACGAGGTGGCCTGGGTGCCGTTGTTTGTCAAGTACCCGGGGCAGCGCACCGGTCGGCTCGATGACCGGAACTGGCAGCACGTTGACCTGCTGCCCACCCTCGCCGACGAGGCGGCGATCCGGCTGCCCTGGGCGGTGGACGGCCGGTCGGCGCGGGAAGCGCCCCGGGCGCAGGCGGACAAGGTCTTCTATGACCGGCCCGCCCAGCCGACCCCGATCGGCGGTGGCGTACCCACCCCGGTGCCGCCCGCCGCGCCGCACCCGCTGATCGGCACCACGGTGCCGGATCAGCCGACGGCGGGGGTGGCCCGTGTCGAGAACCTGGCTGCCTTCCGGGAGGTGGACCCGGACCAGGGCATGCTGCCCGCGCTGGTCTGGGGTGACCTGCCCGACGAGATCCCTGACGGCACCCCGCTGGCGGTGGCCATCAACGGCCGGGTCGCCGTCGTGGTTCCGGTGGTTGGCCGGGACGAGGGCGGGCGTCGGTTCGCCGCCCTGATCAGCGATGACCAGCTCTTTCGGTCGGGAACGAACCAGCTCGGTCTCTTCCTCGTCGCCGCCGACGGCACGCTGACCCGGCTCGCGCTCTCCTGA
- a CDS encoding citrate synthase codes for MTEVKLDHPGGQLSMPVNTAIEGPAGIGVSKLLKQTGMTTYDPGFVNTAACSSAITYIDGDAGILRYRGYPIEQLAEKSSFLEVSYLLIYGELPTPQQLTEFTERIRRHSLLHEEMRRFFDGFPRDAHPMAVLSSAVSAISTFYQDSLDPFDDEHVEMSTVRLMAKVPTIASYAYKKSIGQPLLYPENSLGYVENFLRMTFGVPAEPYEVDPVMARVLDMLFILHADHEQNCSTSTVRLVGSSNANLFASVSAGVNALFGPLHGGANQSVLEMLETIQADGGDVRSFVRRVKDRQAGTKLMGFGHRVYKNYDPRATIVKRAAQDVMGRMSTSDPMLDVAMELEEIALADDFFVSRKLYPNVDFYTGLIYKAMGFPTKMFTVLFALGRLPGWIAQWREMIKDPETKIGRPRQIYTGAVQRDYVNLEQR; via the coding sequence ATGACGGAAGTCAAGCTCGATCACCCCGGTGGGCAGTTGTCGATGCCGGTGAACACGGCGATCGAGGGTCCCGCCGGCATCGGGGTGAGCAAGCTGCTCAAGCAGACCGGGATGACGACCTACGATCCTGGTTTCGTGAACACGGCCGCCTGCTCGTCCGCGATCACCTACATCGACGGCGACGCGGGGATCCTGCGCTACCGTGGCTACCCGATCGAGCAGCTGGCGGAGAAGTCCTCCTTCCTGGAGGTCTCGTACTTGCTGATCTACGGTGAGCTGCCCACCCCGCAGCAGCTGACCGAGTTCACCGAGCGGATTCGGCGGCATTCGTTGCTGCACGAGGAGATGCGTCGGTTCTTCGACGGCTTCCCCCGGGATGCGCACCCGATGGCGGTGCTCTCCTCGGCGGTCAGTGCCATCTCCACCTTCTACCAGGACAGCCTCGACCCGTTCGACGACGAGCATGTGGAGATGTCGACGGTCCGGCTGATGGCGAAGGTGCCGACCATCGCCTCGTACGCCTACAAGAAGTCGATCGGCCAGCCGCTGCTGTACCCGGAGAACTCCCTCGGGTACGTGGAGAACTTCCTTCGGATGACCTTCGGCGTGCCGGCCGAGCCGTACGAGGTCGACCCGGTGATGGCCCGGGTGCTGGACATGCTGTTCATCCTGCATGCCGACCACGAGCAGAACTGCTCCACCTCGACCGTACGGCTGGTGGGTTCCAGCAACGCCAACCTCTTCGCCTCGGTCTCCGCCGGCGTGAACGCGCTGTTCGGTCCGTTGCACGGCGGCGCGAACCAGTCCGTGTTGGAGATGCTGGAGACGATCCAGGCCGACGGCGGCGACGTCCGTTCCTTCGTGCGGCGGGTCAAGGACCGGCAGGCCGGCACGAAGCTGATGGGCTTCGGCCACCGGGTCTACAAGAACTATGACCCCCGGGCCACCATTGTGAAGAGGGCCGCCCAGGACGTGATGGGCCGGATGTCCACGTCGGACCCGATGCTGGACGTCGCGATGGAGCTGGAGGAGATCGCGCTCGCCGACGACTTCTTCGTCTCCCGCAAGCTCTACCCGAACGTGGACTTCTACACCGGCCTGATCTACAAGGCCATGGGCTTCCCGACGAAGATGTTCACCGTGCTGTTCGCGCTGGGGCGGCTCCCCGGCTGGATCGCCCAGTGGCGTGAGATGATCAAGGACCCGGAGACGAAGATTGGTCGCCCGCGGCAGATCTACACCGGTGCCGTGCAGCGCGACTACGTCAACCTCGAGCAGCGCTGA
- a CDS encoding TrmH family RNA methyltransferase: protein MARTIRVSTRNATFQQWHALLTNRTKRQRAGEFVVQGVRPITLAVEHGWQVRALLYPAGQSLSRWSRDLLDRISGASPVAVSPELLGELGGKDEEPPELLAVVGLPEDRLQRIPHSANMLVMAFDRPTTPGNIGSLIRSADAFGAAGVVITGHAADPYDPKSVRATTGSLFTVPVVRVPSHRAVLDWADSLRATRIPIEIVGTDEHGEVEITAHDLTGPTIIVVGNETRGLSTAWRQSCDRTVRIPITGAASSLNAAAAATVVLYEAARQRTASTPQPAPPTTPAEVAPRTDTARTPMP from the coding sequence ATGGCGAGGACAATCAGGGTCAGCACCCGAAACGCGACCTTCCAGCAGTGGCATGCCCTGCTGACCAATCGCACCAAACGCCAGCGTGCGGGGGAGTTCGTGGTCCAGGGGGTCCGGCCCATCACCCTCGCGGTCGAACACGGTTGGCAGGTCCGTGCCCTGCTGTATCCCGCCGGGCAGAGCCTCTCCCGATGGAGTCGAGACCTGCTGGACCGGATCAGCGGGGCCAGCCCGGTCGCGGTGTCGCCGGAGCTGTTGGGTGAGCTCGGGGGCAAGGACGAGGAGCCACCGGAGTTACTCGCGGTGGTCGGGCTCCCCGAGGACCGACTGCAGCGCATACCCCACTCGGCCAACATGCTGGTGATGGCCTTCGACCGACCGACCACTCCCGGCAACATCGGTTCGCTGATTCGGTCCGCGGATGCCTTCGGAGCCGCCGGCGTGGTCATTACCGGGCATGCGGCCGACCCCTATGACCCCAAGTCCGTGCGCGCGACTACCGGTTCACTGTTCACCGTGCCCGTGGTGCGCGTACCGAGCCATCGTGCGGTACTGGACTGGGCCGACTCGCTGCGCGCCACGCGCATCCCCATCGAGATCGTCGGCACCGACGAACACGGCGAGGTGGAGATCACCGCGCACGATCTCACCGGCCCGACGATCATCGTGGTGGGGAACGAGACACGCGGACTCAGTACGGCTTGGCGGCAGTCCTGCGACCGTACGGTGCGGATCCCGATCACCGGCGCCGCCAGCTCCCTGAACGCCGCCGCCGCGGCGACCGTGGTGTTGTACGAGGCCGCACGGCAACGAACAGCATCGACGCCGCAACCAGCGCCACCCACCACTCCGGCGGAGGTTGCCCCTCGCACCGACACCGCGCGTACCCCGATGCCCTGA
- a CDS encoding glutamate--cysteine ligase, whose protein sequence is MGENVDVRTFDRADRARYRAKVRRCLTVLADLLSDSRFDVGRPTTGLEIELNLIDDESRPAMRNAAVLAAVADPDFQTELGQFNLEINVAPLRLAGTGALEFEKKLRERLNAAESRARTVGARLVMIGILPTLRPEHLTSAALSANPRFELLNEQIFAARGEDLRIVINGVERLATTADTITPEAACTSAQFHLQVSPAQFADYWNAAQAIAGVQVALGANAPLLFGRELWRETRIPLFEQATDTRAVEIKAQGVRPRVWFGERWIASVFDLFDENVRYFPALLPICDPEDPADAITAGAVPQLAELRLHNGTIYRWNRPIYDVLEGRPQLRLENRVLPAGPTVVDTVANGAFFFGLVRALAESDRPLWSQMSFNAAEENFTTCARHGIDAPVFWPGLGYLPVTELVLRRLLPLAHHGLDRWGVNPHERDRLLGIIEQRCLTGRNGASWQVATLNRLEAADRLARPEALREVVRHYVDLMHSNRPAHEWPIP, encoded by the coding sequence ATGGGCGAGAACGTTGACGTGCGGACCTTCGACCGTGCGGATCGGGCCCGCTACCGGGCGAAGGTCCGCCGCTGCCTCACTGTCCTCGCTGATCTCCTGTCGGATTCCCGGTTCGACGTGGGTCGGCCGACGACCGGGCTGGAGATCGAGCTCAACCTCATCGATGACGAGTCGCGGCCCGCGATGCGCAACGCCGCCGTACTGGCTGCGGTGGCCGACCCAGACTTCCAGACTGAGCTGGGTCAGTTCAACCTGGAGATCAACGTGGCTCCCCTGCGGCTCGCCGGCACCGGGGCGTTGGAGTTCGAGAAGAAGCTGCGTGAACGCCTCAACGCCGCCGAGAGCCGGGCACGCACCGTCGGCGCCCGTCTCGTCATGATCGGCATCTTGCCGACGCTACGGCCGGAGCACCTCACCTCGGCCGCGCTCTCCGCGAACCCCCGCTTCGAACTGCTCAACGAGCAGATCTTCGCCGCTCGCGGCGAAGATCTGCGAATCGTCATCAACGGCGTTGAGCGACTGGCGACCACCGCGGACACCATCACTCCAGAGGCAGCCTGCACCAGCGCCCAGTTCCACCTCCAGGTCAGCCCCGCCCAGTTCGCCGACTACTGGAACGCGGCGCAGGCCATCGCCGGCGTCCAGGTGGCGCTGGGTGCCAACGCACCGCTGCTCTTCGGCCGGGAGCTGTGGCGGGAGACGCGGATCCCGCTGTTCGAGCAGGCAACCGACACCCGGGCAGTGGAGATCAAGGCGCAGGGCGTCCGTCCCCGGGTGTGGTTCGGGGAACGCTGGATCGCCAGCGTCTTCGACCTCTTCGACGAAAATGTCCGCTACTTCCCCGCGTTGCTGCCCATCTGCGACCCGGAGGATCCCGCCGACGCGATCACGGCTGGTGCCGTGCCGCAGCTGGCCGAGCTACGCCTGCACAACGGCACCATCTACCGGTGGAACCGGCCGATATATGACGTCCTGGAGGGCCGACCGCAGCTGCGGCTGGAGAACCGCGTGCTACCGGCCGGGCCCACCGTGGTGGACACCGTCGCCAACGGGGCGTTCTTCTTCGGCCTGGTCCGCGCCCTGGCCGAGAGTGACCGCCCGCTGTGGTCGCAGATGTCGTTCAACGCCGCTGAGGAGAACTTCACCACCTGTGCCCGACACGGCATCGACGCGCCGGTCTTCTGGCCGGGCCTCGGCTACCTACCCGTCACCGAGTTGGTGCTCCGCCGACTACTGCCGCTGGCCCACCACGGGCTGGACCGCTGGGGAGTGAACCCACACGAGCGGGATCGACTCCTCGGCATCATCGAGCAGCGCTGCCTCACCGGCCGCAACGGCGCGAGCTGGCAGGTGGCCACTCTGAACCGGCTTGAGGCCGCCGACCGCCTGGCCCGGCCCGAGGCGCTACGCGAGGTGGTCCGCCACTACGTGGACCTGATGCACAGCAACCGACCAGCCCACGAGTGGCCCATTCCCTGA